Below is a window of Christensenella minuta DNA.
GCACTGCCTTGATGCCGCTCCAGTCGTGTCCGTCCGCAGCCGTGTTGTTGTAAAGGTCCTCCGGCGTGTAGGCCGAGAAGCTATTGAGGAACAGCACGTCCGGGTTCCATTCGTAGATTTGCTCCATGTTCACTTCGCCCACGAATGCTCCCACGTCATAACCGAGGTTTTTACCGCCGGTAGAGGTGATCCAGTAGTTCGCGAAGCTGGTGCCGCCCGCAGTGATCGCGGATTCATTATAGTTGGAGAGGATCAACGTATTCGGATATTCCTCTTCCGGAATTTCCGCCAGCTTGTCCGCGACAGTTTTCTGCACTTCCTCGCCGTATGCGATAATGCCGTCGGCCCTGTCGGACGGTCCCATAACTTCCTTCATCAGTTCGATCCACGCGTTGAAAGTGTCGATCGTATTGTAATCGTCAAAGAGCGTGGTCGAGAAGCCGACTGCCGGAATACCGGCGGCCTCGAGCGCGTCATAATTCGCCGTTACGTCCGCATTATAGAATACCACGTCCGGATCGAGCTTGATGAGTTCTTCCATGTTGATGTCGTCGCCGCTGGCCCAGCCGTCCGGCAGGTCTTTCAGGCCCGGATACGCTTCCCCGAGAATGGAATTTACCGCCGCGTTCTTGGAATCCGGATGGATGCCGACAAGCCCGTCCGAAGACCCCATGAACATGCAGTATACGGACGTAAGGGGCGTAAGCCCGCCGATGGCCACGCGCTCCACCTTCTCAGGCAGCACAACTTCATGACCGGCGTGGTCGGTAATGGTTCTTGTTCCCTCCGCTTCTTCCGAAGCCGCCGCTTCCGCGCTTTCAGAGGGCTGTGCAGACGCGCTCTCCGCAGGCTCCTGCGAGGCCGCAGGCTCAGGCTCCTGCGGGGCGCATGCCGTAAGCATGAGGGACAAACACATCAGGACAGCAAGCAGTATCGCTATACTTTTCTTCATTTCTTTACCTCTTTTCTTTAAAATATTGTAAGGATAGGATTATCCTTGGATGCGTTTTACAAGTTCTTTTATATGATCCCCAATAAACGGGATGCATTCATTCCAGTGCAGCTTGCTCGACACCGCCGGGCTCGGAAAATCCACGAACCTCGTGCGGCTGCCCGGTTCAAGCAGCGCCTTCAGCATGGGGTCGCCGATCACGATATCGTAACCGGCATTCACCTCCGCCGCAATTTCCGCCTCGCCCGCCGCCTGCAGGTCGCCCGGCTGCATAAGCTCGGCATTCGGGGTAAATAGCCCCGCTGCGGTCGCTCCTTCAAATCCATAGTCCCGCACAAGGCAGCGGTGAATAGAATCGGAGATCACCTTCTCTCCCAGGATCAGCGCCTGTTTTCCCGGCTTCTCCGGAGCCGCCATACGGTTTTTCCCATCCCGGCAGGTCTGCCCAAGCAGCTCAAGCAGCTCTTCCGACGGCTTTTGCCCTACCGGAAGGCCGACGACGTAAGGGATTCCCAGCCGCTCATACATGTCGTTCGCTGCAGCCAATCCGCTCTGCGAAACAACCACATTTGCCCGCGCGCGTCCGCATGCCATAATCTCGTCCAGCGACGCGCCCATCGCAATGGATGCGCCTACCGTATAGCCCGCCCGTTCCAGAAATATGCGGATCGCTTCCGCGTTTCCGTTCGTATAGAAATCAAGCGGGGTCAGGCCAAGCAGGTTGACCCGCTTTTCCTCTGCTGCTTCCTCTTTTCCAAAACGCCTTACGAGCGCGAGAAAGGCGTCTGAAGCGCCGCTGTCGTAAAGGCGCAGGCCGGTCGTTGCAAATCCGAACGCGGGCAGGCCGGTGCGTTGTTCGATCTCGTCCGCGATCCCCTGAAAATCGGTGCCGATTACCATAGGCACGGGACTTCCGGTCACGCAGATAAATTTCGGCAGCATCTCCTCAGCCGCTTCCATGATGCGCCCGACCAGCTTTTCATCGTCGCCTAAAATAGCGTCGATTTGGCGCAGGGCCGAGCAATATACCCCGCTCGACGATCCATACCAGCGCGGCTCGTCAAAGCCCGTGTAATTTCCCGTGCATCCGCACGCATCGTGTATCACAATCATTCCGCCCAGCTCAAAGAGCGCCGAGCACACGCCCGAATAATCCGGCGCAAAGGGGGGTAGGTTCAAAGATAATTGTTTCATGTCACACCACCAATCCGCTGTCTTTCACAAGCTGCTCCAGGTCATATTCATGCCCGCATTCCCGGCGCATCTTTTCCATCATGGAAATAATGCCCGCATAACCGTAATGTCCGCCGTCCGCGGCAAGGGGCACCACATGGGGCGAGCCCGTGAAATAAGCCGCTTCAAAGCCGATACACAAATGCTGTTTGCTGCCCGCGAACTGCCCGGGCATCGAAAAATGCTCAGGCTGGAGGACCTTCACCCCGCGGTGGTTTTTCAGAATCCAATTCATATCCTCCCGTTCGACGGGCAGGCATTCGGAGGAAAAAATGGTGTCGACTCGGAAGCCGTACTCCAAAAGAAGGCGCGCAAGCCCAAAGGGACGGTAGGTCGCCGCATAGTCGATGGAAACAGGCCGCCCGGCAAGGCTTTTCAGCGTTTCCAGTATCTTGCCTTCCGCTTTTTGTTTTTCTTTTGAAAAATCCGGCGCCGGTATGCCAAGCTTTTCGCATACCCCAGCCGCATCCCGTTCAATCTCGTCAAAGGAATAACTGACCGGGAAATATCCGTAATCGATCCCCTTCCGGAGCTTCATCTGTTTCGCCGCATAAAGCGCGAGCGGGGAAGTGACGATGTTAAGTGTGCTTTTCCCCATTTCCCTGAATTCGTCAAATGTCTTGTACTGGCTGATATGCCGGGATTCGATCCCGTTTTGTCCAAGCCAGCCGATCAGCTCGTTGTCCCGCTCGATGGCGAGGTTGCTGCCAATAAAGTTTACCGCGCGGTCCTTTTGCTCCGCATCCCCGGTAAGGGAGTAAATGGTATCCTGTATCGTAACGGCGGGCGGCGCGGGGCCGTCCCCCGTAATCGGGTTCATAAAACATACGATCGTCCTCGTGTCCGGGTACTTTTCGTTGAGCGGTCCGAGGAACACCTCGTGGTCCGTTCCGAGCAGGTTGTCGATGCACGTCACAAAGATCATGAGCACGCGCGGCTGCGGATCCATTTTCCCGAGCAGCTCGTCCGCATTTTCAAGGATCAGCTGTTCATAGCTGCCCGAAACGATATCCGCCTCGCGGATCGGAAGCCACGAGATACGGTCGTCGATTTTAAGCTCCATGGAAGAAAGCATGATGTGCCGCATACATGCCGACGGGCCGACAAAGAGCTGATAACTTTCAGGAACCTGCATTGCCATGCGCACAATGCTCCAGCCGCCGCGTGCGGGGGACGAATACTGAAGGGTGGTAACGAACTCGCATCCGGATTCCCTGTCTGCGCGCGCCAAAATGCTTTTCGTGTCCCGCTCACGCATCCTTCCGTTCCTCCTTTGCGCAGATGGAAAGCACGCGGTCCGCAAGATCGAGGTATTCGCGCGCCATATCGCTTTTGGGATATGCCTCCACCACCGTTTTCTTCTGTTCCTCAGCACGCTGCACGAAACTGCTGCGGGGGATCGCCTTCACGACCTGCGTTCCCGCATCCCGCGCGAATTCTTCCACAAGCTCGTTTTCCCGCTCTACATTGCGCGCATTGAGGATCACGCCGCCAAAAGAGGCATAGCCCCGTTTCTTGAAATTTTCAATGGCAAGGGCAATATTCGCCGCTGCGTAAAGCGCCATCTTCTCGCCCGAGGTCACGACAAAAACCTGGTCCGCATAACCACCGCGGATGGGCATCGCAAAGCCCCCGCAAACCACATCGCCGAGAACGTCGTATAGAACAATGTCCGGTTTGAATATTTCATACGCTTTCAGCTCCTCCAATTTTTCAAACGCGGTGATGATCCCGCGGCCGGCACAGCCGATCCCCGGCGTAGGGCCGCCCGCTTCCACGCACAGGATGCCTCCGTAGCCCTCCTTGACAATATCGTCAAGCGTCACCGCCCCGCCTTTCTCGCGAAGCGCGTCAAGCACCGTACGCGGCCGCTCTCCTCCCGCCACATTTTGCGTGGAGTCCGCCTTGGGATCGCAGCCGATCTGCATCACCCGCCAGCCTTTTTGTGCAAAAGCCGCCGACAGGTTGGATGCGGTCGTCGATTTCCCGATCCCGCCTTTTCCATACAAGGCAATCTTAATCATTCCAGTCTTCCCTTCCATTCTCATATGTTAGCTTAAGCTAACTTTTTGGAAAATAATAAGGAGCGCCCATTTAAGTGCCCCTTTGCCCTTTTGGTTAGCTTCTGCTAACCGTTGATAACTTTATCATTTTTTCATGAACATGTCAACAGGATTTATTCTATTTTTAATTTTTTCGCGAAATTTTTTAACCGGAAAAATATGCGGCCGGTAAAAAAACGCCCGGCCACCGCGGACCGCCGCGTTTCCCTTCCGCATGTTTCAAAACTTTTCGAGCGGCACGAACTCCGGTACGCGTCCGGAAAATCTGCATACATACCGTGCGCCGCATTCCTTCATATATTCCGCCGCGTCCGCGAACCGCCAGCCGACCTTGTCCGCCACGTGCGCGTCGCTGCCTACCGTAACGACCTCGCCTCCCAGCTCGTAGAAACGCTTCAGCACACTTTTTATGGGCGTCGGCCACTCGTATACGGAATAGTTGCTGGTGTTGACCTCAATTCCCTTCCCGCGCAAGATCACGGATTTCAGGATCGCGTCCAGCAGGTCCGGAAAATCCCGGTATTCAAACGGCGTTTTCTCCTTCAGGCTGTCAATATTGGGCAGGTATTTATCCAGATATCCGATATGTCCGGCAACATCGAAATCCTCATAATGCTCGAGATCAAAAAGCATCTCCTCCAGATATTCGCGCTGCGCCTGCCGCAGCGTCTTTCCCTCGAAGCTGTCGCCGAAATATGGGTCTTTTTCCTTAATGGTATGCTGGGATGCGATCACAAAATCGAACTCCCTGCTGCCGATATACCCGGCGATCTTTTGGAGGGACCCCGGCATCAGCGATACCTCGACCCCTTTTTTGATCCCGATCCCGGGTACGCGTTCCCGCGCCTTCCTGAGCTCACGGTCGTAGAGCGCGTCGTCAAGCGTCACCATTCCCTCCTCCGGGTACGGATAGTCGATCTCCTGGTGCTCTGTAAAACAGATCTCCGCAAACCCTTTTTCCTTTGCCGCCATAGCCACGCGCACAGGGCTGTCGTACGCATCATGGGATACGTTGGAATGGATGTGGTAATCAAACATGGTGGTTCCCCGCTTTCTTCTCGCAATGCTTCTATCCTCATTATACCGGGCGGCGCGTTGTTGTCAATCGGAGCCCGGGTATGCTATACTGTACTGTAAATTATTTTTGGTTGAGGGATGTAAAGGTATTATGGAAAATCCGTCAAAGACGCGTTTCATTTGTGAAACGGCCGCGATTGCGGCAATCTACGCAGTGCTCACGCTTCTGTTCGCGCCATTTGGATTCCTGCAGTTCCAGGTGCGTATTTCGGAGGCGATGTGTATTTTGCCGTTTTTCACGCCTGCGGCAGTGCCCGGCCTCTTTATCGGCTGCCTGATCGCCAACATTTTCGGCTCGGGGACGCTTGGACTCATGGATATCGTTGTCGGAAGCCTTGCGAGCCTGCTGGCCGCGTTTGTCACATGGAAAATCCGCGGCAAAAGCAAGTGGCTGCTTCCCCTCCCGAGCGTCATCGCCAACGCTTTTTTGGTATCTTGGACGCTTAACGTGATGCTCGGGCTTCCCTATTGGCTCAATGTCGCGACGGTTGGGATCGGCCAGGCAATCGCGTGCTACGGTATCGGGATGCCGCTGTGGTTTCTCTTAAACCGCTATAGGCGAAACGTTTTCCAGAGAATCTAAGATATCTTCTTTCCGGGCCTTTGCCGCACCCGGGAAAGAATTCAGCGGCAGCGGCTTTGCCGGAAAACCAAAGGGTTTTCACGTCTATTTGTTGAAAGGCAGTATTATGAAAAAAATATGTATATTCGGTTCCTCCTCCGCCGCAATCGGCCAAAGCTATTTCGATGCCGCCTACCGGCTCGGACAGCTTCTTGCCGAAAAAGGATGGGCGATGGTGTTCGGCGCGGGAACAATGGGCATGATGGGCGCCGCCGCGCGCGGCGCGCATAGCCGGAACGGCCATGTGATCGGGGTGATCCCGGAATTCATGGACATCCCGGGGATTCCCTACGAAAAATGCAACGACTATATCGTAACGGAAACCATGCGTGAGCGCAAACAGAGGATGGAAGATATATCCGACGCGTTCATCGCAGTGGCGGGCGGTTTCGGCACCTTTGAAGAGCTGTGCGAAGTTATTACGCTCAAGCAGCTGAAACAGCATAAAAAATCCATCGTAATTTTGAATACGAACGGTTTTTTCGACGAACTGCTTGCCATGTTTGAAAAAATGGTAGCGCAGAAATTCGCCAAAGAGGAAGCGTTCAGCGTATTTACGGTTGTGGATACGCCCCGGCAGGCCGTGGAAGCCGTCGAAAAATATCATTATACGGAAACCAGCAGCAAATGGTTTACGCCGGAAGCGCCGTAAGGGAAGGATCGTAAGCCTGTGTGCAAAATGGGGGGTATGCAGGGGGAAGGATATCGGACCGGCAATCAGGAGCCCCGCGCAGTCCCGCAAGGCAAATTCCGCCGCCGGCGGAAGATTGAAGAACATACCGGGCGAAGCGAATGCGGAAGCAGGCCTGTCGGGAAGAGGAGAAGCAAGGCGGACTTTGCTTCGGCGCAGTCCCGGCAAACAGAGGTAATTGTTAATGGAAAAGATCCCCATGAGCTTCAAGACCATGTTCCGGACATCCGGAATCGTTTATAAACGGAATTTCGGCAGGCTATTTTTGCCCTTGCTGCTCTTCCAGCTTGTGCTGCTCGTCCCGCTGATGTTTTTCACTATGCCGGGAACCGTTTCGGTGGCGCGGTCGCTGCTGCTTACGCTTTCGCAGACGGGTGGAAGCAGCCTTTCGAGCGTCGTTACGGTGCTTGCGATCGTTGCCGGAGTCGCTGTTTTTGCGTCGCCGCTGATGGTTTCAAACGTGGTATATGTCATCGACAGCGATTATTCGGGGAAAAACGTGTCCTTCCGGGATGCAAGCGCGCACGCGAAGCGCCGGTACGGCAGTATGCTGCGGTCATACTTTGCCGCCATCGCGCTGCTGATCCTGCCCGTGGCCGGGATCGTCGCGGCCATCGTGGCCATCGCGCTGCCCGGCGGGGTTCCGGCAGCGGTATTGCCCGCATGGCAGATCGCGGTCATCGTGGTCCTTGCGCTCGCGGCCCTGCTGCTCTTTTTTGGGATCGTATTTATCCCGTATACGGTTGCCGTAGAGGGCCAAGGCGGATTCCGGGCGGTCCTCAGTTCCTACCGTTATGCGTTTTTGGGAAATTTTTGGAGCAACTTTACGCGCGTGCTCACCGCCGCGGTGATCGTGGCGCTTGCCGGGGTCGTCATCAACTGGCTGTCCCAGCTGCCGTTTAAGGAGCTTTATGAACTGTACCTTGTGGACCCGATGCTTGCGCTGCAAAATCCATTGATGGTCTTTGTGATTTTGTTCGCCCTGCTTGCAATCGTCGTCGTTACATTCGTATTTCCGTTCTGGTACGCGTTCACTTACCATACCTACCGGAATGCAAAGTATGAATATGAACAAAGGAGCCGCCGCTGACCGCTGCCGGAACAGTTCAATCGTCGTAAATCAGCCGCCCCGGCCGCGTGCCGGACGGCAGGCAGAATATAAGGAGTATATCTATGAGAGCAATCGTAAGCGTACTCGGGCAGGACAAGCCCGGCATCATCGCCCACATTTCGCATGCGCTCTATGAGGCGAACGCGAACATCCTCGACATCACGCAAACCGTCCTGCGGGACGAAGTGTTTGCAATGACCATGCTTGTCGACCTTGCCGCCATGAAGGTATCGTTTGAGCAATTAAAGGAACAGCTCGGCGCGGCGGGAGCGAAGATCGGCATCGAGGTCCGCCTGATGCGCGAAGAGATTTTCAAAAGCATGCACCGGGTATGAAACTGGGAATATAAGGATAAGGAAACAGGTTATGATAGACCAGAAAGATATCTTAAAAACTATCGACATGATTGCGCGGCAGAACCTTGACATCCGTACGATCACAATGGGCATCTCGCTTTTCGACTGTGTTTCGGACGATGCGGACGTATGTGCCGGACGAGTGTATGATAAGATCACGCGTAAAGCAAAAGACCTCGTCAGGACGGGCGAGGCAATTGAAAATGAATTCGGTATCCCAATCGTCAACAAGCGCATTTCCGTAACGCCCGTTTCCCTCATTTCACAGGGCTGCGGGGATTATGTGAAGTTTGCCCGCGCGATGGATAAGGCCGCGCATGAAATGGGGGTGGATTTCATCGGCGGTTATTCCGCGTTCGTGCAGAAAGCCGCAACCGCCGCGGAAGCACAGTTCATCGATTCCATCCCGCAGGCACTCAGCGAAACGGGAATCGTATGCTCTTCCGTCAACGTGGCGACCACGCGCGCGGGAATCAATATGGACGCGGTTAAGCGCATGGGCGAGATCATCAAGGAAAGCGCCGCGCTCACCGCCGCGGAGGGCGGCATGGGCGCCGCAAAACTCGTGGTGTTCGCCAACGCGGTGGAGGATAATCCGTTCATGGCGGGCGCGTTCCACGGTACGGGCGAGGGAGATTGCGTCATCAACGTAGGGGTTTCCGGTCCCGGCGTAGTCAAGGTCGCGCTCGAAAGTAAAAAAGGCCGGCCGTTCGACGAGGTGGCGGAGACCATCAAGACGACGGCATTCCATATCACGCGCATGGGCCAGCTCGTGGCGCGGGAAGCCAGCAGGAAACTTGGCGTGCCCTTTGGCATCGTAGACCTTTCGCTTGCCCCTACCCCGGCCATCGGCGACAGCGTGGCCTATATCCTTGAGGAAATGGGCCTTGAGACATGCGGCGCGCACGGTACGACCGCCGCGCTCGCTCTCCTCAACGACGCGGTAAAAAAAGGCGGCATCATGGCCACCTCGCATGTAGGCGGGCTTTCCGGCGCGTTTATCCCGGTCAGCGAAGACGCGGGTATGATTCACGCGGCGGAAACGGGCGCGCTCACGCTGGAAAAGCTCGAAGCGATGACGTGCGTATGCTCGGTCGGCCTCGACATGATCGCGCTCCCCGGCGATACCCCGGCGGAGGTGCTTTCAGCCATCATGGCGGACGAGGCGGCGATCGGCATGGTTAATACCAAAACGACGGCGGTACGCCTCATTCCCGTGCCCGGCAAGCAGGTGGGCGACTATGTGGATTTCGGCGGGCTTCTAGGGCGCGCGCCCATCATGCCCTACAACCACAATTCCCCAAAAGAATTTATCGCGCGGGGCGGACGTATTCCGGCTCCCTTACACGCGCAGAGGAATTAAACCTAAGACGTCATTAGCACGCGGATGCTGCGCGTACACATAATTATCAGCCTGTCTTTGCTATGTAAATCTAAATGGGGCGAAGATATGCATAGCACATGTATTTTACGCATATAAAAACACCGTTCTGTTTCGAACGGTGTTTTTATTGTTATCCCGGATGAGCTTACAGCATTAAAATTCTCCAATAGATGGACGTCCACAGAAGACAAAGCAAACACGCTGTACTCTGCCTTTCACTGCACTGATTGCCTCTCCGTAATGAAGTTGCGAAACAAAGCGTCTCTTTTTTATGTTATAATTATTTTTATAAACGTTATAATAGGATCAGAGGTTTTTTATCCGCCTGCCTGGCAGGCAAAAGGAGCGAATCAATATGGAAGAAAAAACAAGAGAGCAAATCGGCCGCAAATATAAATGGACCTTGGAGGATATCTATGCCACGGACGAGGCGTGGGAACAGGACTACGAGAAGCTTGAAAAGCTGATGGAAGACATCCCCCGCATCCAGAAAACGCTGACAAGGGACGAAAAGAGCCTTGCCGGGGCGCTCCATGCCATGGAGCAAATGGAGCATATCGCAGGCAACCTTTTTGTGTACGCGCGTATGCGCCGTGATGAAGACAATTCAAACACCACGTACCAGGCACGGACCGCGCGCGCGATGGATATAAACGTGCGCCTCGGCAGCGCGCTTTCCTTCGTAAGCCCCGCTCTCCTCGCTTTAAAGCCGGGCGTGCTGGAGGGCTATATCGAGGCGGCGGCCCCTCACTGCAAAAAAGGCCGCGACCCCAAAACCTGCAAGAAGGGCGGCCGCTGCTCGAAATGCAGCAACCATACGCATGGAAACAAACTGCTTGCACCGTATGATTTCATGCTCAAAGAGCTCGTGCGCAGCAAAAAGCATGTGCTCTCTAAAAAGGAAGAGCGGCTTCTTTCCATGACTGCGGACATCGCGGGCGCGCCCAAAGATATTTTCACCATGATCGACAATGCGGATATGAAATTCGGTACGGTGAAGGATGCGGACGGTACGCGCGTCCAGCTCTCCCACGGCAAATATATCGTGATGATGCAAAGCCCTGACCGCAGGGTGCGCAGGAAAACCTACGAGACCTATTACAGGTCTTATAAAGACATGATTAACACGATCAGCGCTGCCTATTCGGCAAGCGTCAAAAAAGATGTATTTTATGCGCGCGCCAAAAAGTTCGGCAGCGCGCTTGAAAAATCGCTTTTTTCAGACAATGTGCCCGTCGCGCTGTACGACAACCTGATCGAAACAATTCACAAAAATCTGCCCACCATGTACCATTATGTGGACGTACGCAAAAAGGCGCTCGGGCTTACGGACCTTGCCATGTACGACATCTATGCCCCCCTTGCCAAAGAGACGCACGGGGAATATTCTTACGAGCAGTCTATGGAGCTTGTGAAAAAGGGTCTTTCCGTTCTGGGTGAAGAATACGGCAATCTCCTGCAGGAAGCGCAGGATACCGGCTGGATCGACGTATACGAAACGCCGGGTAAAACGAGCGGCGCATATTCGTGGGGCGTCTTCGGCGTGCATCCGTACGTGCTTTTAAACCACCGCGGCGACCTCGACAGCGTGTTCACCATCGCGCACGAGCTTGGTCACGCGATGCACACCTACCATTCCAACAAAAACCAGCCTGAGGCAAAGGCGGGTTACGAAATTTTCGTGGCGGAAGTCGCAAGCACGGTGAATGAGGTCCTGCTCACGCATTACCTGCTTAAGACAGAGCAGGACGCGGATGCGCGCAGGTATATCCTCAACCATTACCTCGACCAGTTCCGCACAACTGTGGTGCGGCAGACTATGTTTGCCGAGTTTGAAAAGATGACGCACGCGGCTGTGGAGGCGGGCGAAGCGCTGACCCATGAAAGCCTGTGCCGGATGTATGGCGACCTCAACGCGCTGTATTATGGGCCGCAGATCGCGCGGGACGATACGATTTCCTTTGAATGGTCGCGCATCCCGCACTTCTACAATGCCTTCTATGTATATAAATATGCAACGGGCTTCTCGTGTGCGGTAAAAATCGCGGCGGATATCCTCAGCGGCAGGAAAAACGCGGTCAGAGATTACATCCGCTTCCTGTCCTCGGGCGGCAGCGACTATCCGCTCGAGCTTTTAAAGCTCGCACATGTGGATCTTGCGGGCGGCGAACCCGTAAATGTCTGCATGCAGGAGTTCGCAAGGGCTTTGGATGAATTTGAACAAATGTTGTGACGGGTCTGTGATAAGAAGAAAGCTTTATCGGGGCTTCGTCTGAAAAATCTATCCGGTCATTGCCCGGGTCCTTCTTCCGGGAAAGCAGGCGCGGGGCATGGATTTCCGGAAGAGGCACAGCGCCGGTCACGCGGGAACAGGAGGCCCGCGGGAAATTCATACGAATTTCCGCTTATTATCATGGAACCCATCAATTATAGAAACGTTACGGAACAGGATTACCCGCAGGTCAGCGAGATGCTCTGCGGAATTTGGCAATTTGATAAATACTTAAAGGATGCGGAGATCGTCCGCCGGGCGGGTCTGGCGTTCTGGTATGCCTACCTTGCGCGCCAGAATTATGCCGAGGTTGCGGAACGGGGCGGCAGGATCCTCGGCGTGTTGCTCGGGCATTGCGTTTCCCTTCCCTTTCCCGCGGAACACAAGGGCTTTGAAAAGGAAGCGCGGCGGTTCCTGCGGGAGTTTTCACGCTCCGGGGAAGGCCGGAAGTTTTACAGGGCGCAGATGCGCACCGCAAAATATGAGCGTCAGCTCCTCGCGCCCTATGAAGACCGCTTCGACGCGGAGCTCGTTCTTTTTGCCACTGCGCCGGAGGCGCGCGGCCTCGGGATCGGAAAGGGTCTTCTTTCCCGCTTCAATACTTTCCTGAAAGAACGGGAAGCGCGGCACGCATTCCTTCTTACGGACAGTTTTTGCAACTTTGGTTTTTACGACCATCTCGGATACGAGCGTCTCGCGGAGGTAGAAGGACTCCTCGGCGTCGAGCAGGATGGAAAACCGCTGCATTTTTATCTCTACGGATACGAAGTGTAAATTGCAAACAAATATTGGTTATGTTAAAATAGCAATATCAACAAGCGGAGGTTTTTGTTATG
It encodes the following:
- the pepF gene encoding oligoendopeptidase F, translated to MEEKTREQIGRKYKWTLEDIYATDEAWEQDYEKLEKLMEDIPRIQKTLTRDEKSLAGALHAMEQMEHIAGNLFVYARMRRDEDNSNTTYQARTARAMDINVRLGSALSFVSPALLALKPGVLEGYIEAAAPHCKKGRDPKTCKKGGRCSKCSNHTHGNKLLAPYDFMLKELVRSKKHVLSKKEERLLSMTADIAGAPKDIFTMIDNADMKFGTVKDADGTRVQLSHGKYIVMMQSPDRRVRRKTYETYYRSYKDMINTISAAYSASVKKDVFYARAKKFGSALEKSLFSDNVPVALYDNLIETIHKNLPTMYHYVDVRKKALGLTDLAMYDIYAPLAKETHGEYSYEQSMELVKKGLSVLGEEYGNLLQEAQDTGWIDVYETPGKTSGAYSWGVFGVHPYVLLNHRGDLDSVFTIAHELGHAMHTYHSNKNQPEAKAGYEIFVAEVASTVNEVLLTHYLLKTEQDADARRYILNHYLDQFRTTVVRQTMFAEFEKMTHAAVEAGEALTHESLCRMYGDLNALYYGPQIARDDTISFEWSRIPHFYNAFYVYKYATGFSCAVKIAADILSGRKNAVRDYIRFLSSGGSDYPLELLKLAHVDLAGGEPVNVCMQEFARALDEFEQML
- a CDS encoding GNAT family N-acetyltransferase produces the protein MEPINYRNVTEQDYPQVSEMLCGIWQFDKYLKDAEIVRRAGLAFWYAYLARQNYAEVAERGGRILGVLLGHCVSLPFPAEHKGFEKEARRFLREFSRSGEGRKFYRAQMRTAKYERQLLAPYEDRFDAELVLFATAPEARGLGIGKGLLSRFNTFLKEREARHAFLLTDSFCNFGFYDHLGYERLAEVEGLLGVEQDGKPLHFYLYGYEV